In Vigna unguiculata cultivar IT97K-499-35 chromosome 3, ASM411807v1, whole genome shotgun sequence, a single genomic region encodes these proteins:
- the LOC114178121 gene encoding dehydrodolichyl diphosphate synthase 6-like, with product MQKTTGNIVGQFLGGLNCYLRRCMFAILSVGPVPSHIAFIMDGNRRYAKKKNMEEGDGHKAGFNVLTSLLRYCYELGVRYVTVYAFSIDNFKRKSTEVQSLMELMQKKIEELLEQESLINEYGVRLHFIGDMQLLTEPVRAAVEKATRVTAHNNQRVLLICVAYTSRHEIVHAVQECCKEKLNEVQTRKKVKVTNGAFSRIDQVLKGNDFDLLSQDSCKEYPNATKACSAEVETAARKEGLFENNIENHIGNYTEAETRSCNGLVELTEERKDIQDEVPFIKLADIEKNMYMAVAPDPDILIRSSGEARLSNFLLWQTSTCPLYAPTALWPEIGLRHLIWAVLNFQRHYFYLEKKKKQS from the coding sequence ATGCAGAAAACTACTGGAAATATTGTAGGCCAATTCTTAGGTGGTTTAAATTGTTATCTAAGAAGATGTATGTTTGCCATTTTATCTGTGGGTCCTGTGCCAAGTCATATTGCTTTCATCATGGATGGAAATCGAAGGTAtgcaaagaagaaaaacatgGAAGAAGGTGATGGCCACAAGGCTGGATTTAATGTTCTCACGTCCCTTCTTAGATACTGCTATGAGTTAGGAGTGAGGTATGTAACTGTCTATGCATTCAGCATTGATAACTTCAAAAGGAAGTCTACAGAAGTTCAGTCCTTGATGGAACTGATGCAGAAAAAGATTGAGGAATTGCTTGAACAAGAAAGTCTCATTAATGAGTATGGTGTTAGATTACATTTCATTGGAGACATGCAACTATTGACAGAGCCTGTCAGGGCTGCTGTGGAGAAGGCAACGAGAGTTACTGCCCACAACAACCAGAGAGTTCTTTTGATTTGTGTAGCGTATACTTCTCGTCACGAGATTGTGCATGCTGTTCAAGAATGTTGCAAGGAAAAATTGAATGAAGTTCAAACGAGAAAAAAAGTGAAAGTTACAAATGGTGCGTTTTCAAGAATTGATCAGGTCCTGAAAGGAAATGATTTTGATTTGCTTTCTCAAGATTCATGTAAAGAATATCCAAATGCAACCAAAGCTTGCAGTGCTGAAGTAGAAACTGCTGCAAGGAAAGAGGGTTTGTTTGAGAATAATATCGAGAATCATATCGGTAACTATACTGAAGCTGAAACGAGATCATGCAATGGGCTGGTTGAATTGACTGAAGAGAGAAAGGATATACAGGATGAGGTTCCTTTTATAAAACTTGCGGATATTGAGAAGAACATGTACATGGCAGTTGCACCTGACCCAGACATCTTGATCCGATCTTCTGGAGAAGCTCGCCTCAGTAATTTTCTACTTTGGCAGACAAGTACATGCCCTTTATATGCACCAACTGCACTTTGGCCTGAAATTGGTCTCAGACACTTGATCTGGGCAGTATTGAACTTTCAGAGACACTACTTttatttggaaaagaaaaag